One Mesotoga sp. Brook.08.105.5.1 genomic region harbors:
- a CDS encoding prepilin-type N-terminal cleavage/methylation domain-containing protein has translation MRRFAESRSKGMTVTELMVALAVSTIVLLIVTLVTTQSLKITKATKASMTLDEEITKLHTSMNYLVSREFTFLYGISDPQFSDASLTLINNIPSSDSSGVRYATSTIFYEPENARIVHEFYGKDLSIKRSTLVENVSAFKFDLIPNTSYLSYDATFSYYDSTAATRPILIRRTKGSVRFY, from the coding sequence TTGAGAAGATTTGCTGAATCTAGGAGCAAAGGAATGACAGTTACAGAGTTGATGGTAGCTTTGGCTGTTTCGACAATTGTTTTGCTAATTGTCACTCTTGTCACTACGCAATCGCTGAAGATAACCAAGGCTACCAAAGCTTCTATGACCCTCGACGAGGAGATAACGAAGCTACATACTTCTATGAATTATCTCGTGTCTAGAGAATTCACATTTCTTTATGGCATTAGTGATCCGCAATTTTCAGATGCATCGTTGACTCTGATAAACAATATTCCTTCAAGCGATAGTAGTGGAGTAAGGTACGCTACTTCAACGATTTTCTATGAACCAGAGAATGCGAGAATAGTTCACGAGTTTTATGGTAAGGATCTCAGCATCAAACGCTCTACATTAGTAGAGAATGTCAGTGCTTTCAAGTTCGATTTAATACCGAATACTTCGTACCTGTCATATGATGCGACATTCTCATATTATGATTCCACAGCGGCTACTAGACCAATTCTGATTAGAAGGACGAAAGGGTCGGTGAGGTTCTATTAG